GGCCAAAAAGGCTTCCTATTTTCACAGACTGCTAATTAGGCTAGAGCCCTTACCACAGCTCACCTTTAATGTCAGCCACAGACTGCTTTTAGCGCAATTAGCCTAATGGGGTCCGGGCCTGTGAATAGCCTGTAATGCTTAGTGCGGGCCAGCCGTTGCATTGGAGTTTATGCATGTCAAAATAAAGGACGAGAGAGGTCTGTTGCAACTCCATTTATCACTGCAGCCTATGGAGGAAGAGACAGTAACCATTATTACCCAGAGAAACTATTTAATTAGATGCATTAATAATTGAACTAATTAGCTCCCATGTGTCTCCCAAATGATGAGGGAACCCGGAGCTTCACTTGCACCTCATCAGCTGATTAATTAGTCTGTTGATCGTTAGCTGTCTTGACGGCCTATATGCGATCAGATGAGAGGGTGGATAATGAGGGAATTGTCGGTCGATGGTGCTGGTTAATTAGTGTGACCTGATCCAGGGGCCATGTTAGAACAGTTGTTTATGCCACAGCTTCTAATGAGGAGGATTTAGGGCCGGATGATCTATTTGGAAGCAGGCCGCACTGTTGTTTATGGACTGGGTTGAGCAGTGGCCTCGAAAACCCCAAAGAAAATCACTATAATGTTCCAATAATCTATCTACAGAGACAAATAATGCGTCTGCGCTGCTCAATATTAACTTTAAATAATGACCTTACCATACTTTGTGGTATTTTGTTTCCTAAATCCTCAGTATAGGGACTAACAGGAGCTCGGGACTCAACATGGAGTTCCAAAGCTATTTAGATTTCATCCATGGTATTCCTATAAAATTCTTACAAAACTACAAGGACTCAGTCTGTGGTGGATCTATCTTTAGCCTGACTATATTTAGCCGGTTTCATCTCCAGTATTCATGTAATACTCAGGATTTATGTATAGAATATAGGCCTGCTAGATTAGAGCTTGACAGCGATTTTATCTTATTCTTGAAACATTCTTGTAAGTGCTTATAATCACTCTGCTAGTGAAACTACAATGACGTATAACTGCCATGTAGTGTACTGACAGTATTATAACAACATGAGTccttaaaatgaatatttgaaCTTGTAGATCTTCTAGTACAACTACCACAACAGAATACTCACATGGTTTTCATAGAGCTGTAGTATGATACATGGATATCTGAGTTTACAGTGACCGTTCTACGACTATTTGGTATCTCTTGATAATCACATGTACAATTCCTACAAGGGCCTGCAGTATGAGGCACTTCTATTAGTGAGTTGGAATATCTATCATATGCctgttatttattatattatatttacttCATAGCTTCTTCAGCAGACTCTCATACTCTGATAAATTGCTAAAAATCCGACAACTACCTGTAGTATGTCCAGATGCAGTAACAGGTAATAAATTATCAGTTGTACTTAAGTATGGCTTTGTAGATTTTaatgaataatataaaatacaatcaaCAAATATATCATGATGTATTATTATGGATAAGAGTTTATTGACCCTCAGGGAAACATTCACAAGCTATCCAGCAGTATATAAAGCAattaaaattagctccaccttCACCAGATGAGCCTCTGAAGTGCTAAACACACTAATGCATCACTTATATAATTATAACCCAATAGTATAAAAAATATGATTCTAAAATTTGGTACTTAACTCTGATGCCAATACGTTtgcactttaactttaacattttgtaaaagaCGTCAATGCTCCTACCTCTGACAGTGACTACTACATGGTTCTTTATAATGTGATGTGTTGTTGTAACGTTCCTATAATTACTTTTCCTGTGACAATAATACTCCTATAATTACTCTCTAATATTTCTTCAAGGATCTCTGATAGAGTTTAGTGACCTTTGAGGTATTACTGTGTACCCCCCCTCCCTTCTAAGCTATTACTGCTTGGACGACACAGGTAAGTGCACAAATAAAGGGAGAGCACGCTCAATAGGTGTCACGCGCACGCGCACACGTGCGCGCGGAAGAGGCGCAGCATCTGCCGCGCTGAAAAGCCACTGCTTTGACTACAGGGCGCCCTGGAGATAATTGGTGTCCTTGGAGTTGAATAAGCTCATTCTAAAACACCTCAGGCCCGGGCTGTCCTGGTGTGTGACTGTCTATTGAATAATTGATtcagagagggaggtggggcGGGCGGTTACTATCAGATCTGAGCATAATGACTTTATATAATTAGCACGCAgcgttgaaaaaaaaaagaacgatTTGACTGTGGGAGTTTTTATGcggcgagggagggagggagagagggagagaaagggagctCTGTGAGGAGGCTCGGTGCAGGAGAGCTCGGCTGAGGCGGgggtgtggggagggggggaccGCAGCCTGTGCAGTTACATGCTTATGCACTGACATCAGCCAAGATAAAGCACAGCCACTCTTGATTTGAGGACATCTCTCCCGTCGGCAAGGTGATACCCGGAGACGCCGTGTTCATCCATCCACGGGcctttttcccttcttttcctgCGCGTGACGCACAGAGAGCGAGTCTATGGCTGTTTTATCGCGGGTTTATGAGGAGCGGAGCTGAAGTTTGAACCACTCCGGGTTGATTCTGTCATTTAAACAGAGTGTGAGAGCCCTCCGTGTTGCTCACTGCTCCTCGGGCTGCTGTCTCGCacgcaggaggaggaggaggaagaggagaaggagaagaaggagcgACGGGCATTTCTCCTGTTGTTTGTTCGCAGAAGGATGGTGCTGGACAAGGAGGAGAGTGAGTACAGAGgactaaaatacatttctgtttgccGTTTGgactgacgtgtgtgtgtgtgtgtgtgtgtgtgtgtcctctatGAAACAGGGCAGCAGCGAAGGTTTTGGAGACTGAGAACGATTGTGCAGCAAAAggggaaatgaaggaaaacaaatattaacGCAGTTTCCGTCACTAACTTAGTCTTTGAAATACTTTTATCAATACTCCATGCCAGCAGAAAACTACTGTTTTATTCTTAAAGGAGGTCTAAGCTTATGGTTTATGTATCTAATAATGACTTAATAGTGACTTTTTCCCATCATAATATTCTTATAGGGGATTGCTTTTGGTAATTTTGTATTTAAGGTGACCCACCTGGTTGTTTGGTAGTAGATATCTCTGTTATTCTGCTATAATTTTGCTGTACTGACTGTAAGGTTTGTCAGCAGCGACTTTACAATAGTGATATCACTGTAAAACTTATTCATTTGGAACGTCTCTGTCTCATTAATAAAATTCAGCTGATAATCTTGACTGACTCCTGACTCTGTGcttgtctccgtctctctgcctGCACGTTTTTCCCTGCCAGGTGTGTCTCTCGTGTCCCTCCAGTCCAGAGAGAAGCCGAGGGGCTGCGCCGGCTGCAATGGGAAAATCCGGGACCGTTTCATGCTGCAGGCGTTGGACAGGTACTGGCACGAGGACTGTCTGAAGTGCGCCTGCTGTGACTGCCGCCTGGGGCGGGTGGGCTCCACCCTCTACACCCGGGCAAACCTCATCCTCTGCCGCAGAGACTACCTGAGGTAACTACAGCCCCTCTCCAGGTGTGCCTGCACTGaatgagggaaaacaaaacaaaaggcgCATCACGCAGCTTCAAacaaatctgtgtgtctgacagtaGATCCTCCCTCCAAGTAAGAGGGAACCGTCTTATAATGTGTGCAACAGAGATATCTGAGAGCCTCTCGTGGAGAACTTAGCACAAACTGAGTGAGGAAAGAATGCAGATTTACTTACACCAAGACAGATGTAGACATGAATGAGCGGTTTGTCATCAAGATTTTCCCACATGCAGTAATGCACATGCCAGGACCACACAGAATAACAACTTCAAGTAAGCTTTCCAAACGTCGACTGCTGTGACTGTACAG
This is a stretch of genomic DNA from Scatophagus argus isolate fScaArg1 chromosome 7, fScaArg1.pri, whole genome shotgun sequence. It encodes these proteins:
- the LOC124062025 gene encoding rhombotin-1-like, with the translated sequence MVLDKEESVSLVSLQSREKPRGCAGCNGKIRDRFMLQALDRYWHEDCLKCACCDCRLGRVGSTLYTRANLILCRRDYLRLFGVTGNCAACSKLIPAFEMVMRARDNVYHLDCFACQLCRQRFCVGDKFFLKNNMILCQLDYEGGHLNGSTERQPQ